A window of Brassica napus cultivar Da-Ae chromosome A3 unlocalized genomic scaffold, Da-Ae chrA03_Random_13, whole genome shotgun sequence contains these coding sequences:
- the LOC125594112 gene encoding annexin D3-like, whose protein sequence is MATIRVPDEVPSPAQDSETLNKAFRGWGTDEKAIIRVLGKRNESQRKRIRESYKEIYGKDLIDDLSSELSGDFKKAVILWTKDPAERYARLANKVLNDKKKTIEKLKILVEISCTSSPSHLIAVRKAYCSLYDSSLEEDIASSVPFPLAKLLVTLATSFRYDKEKVDKEVATIEAGMLHEAISKKQLDHDHVLYIIGTRSIYQLRATFVAYKQSYGNTLDKDVDGCPGDADLRSLLQMVILCIEFPEKHFAKVVRDSIEGFGTDEDSLTRAIVMRAEIDLMKVRGEYFNMYNASMDNAIIGDVSGDYKDFLMTLLGSKI, encoded by the exons ATGGCGACCATTAGAGTACCAGACGAAGTCCCATCTCCAGCTCAGGATTCTGAAACTCTCAATAAAGCTTTTCGCG gatGGGGAACAGATGAGAAGGCTATCATACGCGTTTTAGGAAAAAGAAACGAGAGCCAGAGAAAGAGAATCAGGGAGAGTTATAAAGAGATTTACGGCAAGGATCTTATCGATGATCTCTCCTCTGAACTCTCTGGTGATTTCAAG AAAGCTGTGATTCTGTGGACGAAAGATCCAGCAGAGAGATACGCAAGGCTTGCGAACAAGGTCTTgaatgataaaaagaaaaccataGAGAAACTAAAGATCCTCGTGGAGATCTCTTGCACAAGTTCTCCTAGCCATTTGATTGCTGTGAGGAAAGCTTATTGTTCTCTCTACGACTCATCCCTTGAAGAAGACATTGCTTCCTCTGTTCCTTTTCCTCTTGCAAAG TTGCTGGTGACATTAGCAACTTCGTTCAGATATGATAAAGAGAAGGTTGACAAGGAAGTTGCTACAATAGAGGCCGGTATGCTACATGAAGCCATATCAAAAAAGCAACTAGATCATGATCATGTCCTTTACATTATAGGAACTCGCAGTATCTACCAGCTCAGAGCAACCTTTGTTGCTTACAAGCAGAGTTATGGGAACACATTAGATAAG GATGTTGATGGATGTCCTGGAGATGCTGATCTGAGAAGTCTATTGCAGATGGTGATCTTGTGCATTGAGTTCCCTGAGAAACACTTTGCAAAG GTTGTAAGAGATTCGATTGAGGGGTTTGGAACAGATGAAGATTCGTTGACGAGAGCGATTGTGATGCGTGCAGAGATTGATTTGATGAAAGTAAGAGGAGAGTATTTCAATATGTATAACGCAAGCATGGATAACGCTATCATTGGTGATGTTTCTGGTGACTACAAGGACTTCCTCATGACTCTACTTGGTTCCAAAATCTGA